The following proteins come from a genomic window of Manduca sexta isolate Smith_Timp_Sample1 chromosome 2, JHU_Msex_v1.0, whole genome shotgun sequence:
- the LOC115455043 gene encoding uncharacterized protein LOC115455043 isoform X2, with translation MGIVNSSMSKKKIDEATSNTGLSSLRYVITEKPKWKVFKKREAVPLYQSSVRPIKGCPCGNTGPCKQKITPRGVTIHYPQKKKKFNTFSTKSRRFLSPKTEKTYYNTNARTLPKVKIVRPRKFPTWRMDKIYYKPYYR, from the exons ATGGGCATAGTCAACAGTAGCATGTCCAAGAAAAAAATTGATGAAGCCACTAGCAATACTGG TTTGTCCAGCCTGCGATATGTGATCACAGAGAAGCCGAAATGGAAAGTTTTCAAAAAACGGGA GGCTGTACCCTTATACCAATCATCGGTACGTCCAATCAAAGGTTGTCCTTGTGGTAACACCGGACCTTGCAAGCAGAAGATCACGCCACGCGGAGTCACCATACACTATCCTCAGAA AAAAAAGAAATTCAACACGTTCAGCACAAAATCAAGACGGTTTCTTTCGCCGAAAACGGAAAAGACATATTATAACACGAA CGCAAGGACCTTGCCAAAAGTGAAAATTGTGCGTCCAAGGAAATTTCCGACATGGAGAATggataaaatatactataaaccATATTACAGGTGA
- the LOC115455043 gene encoding uncharacterized protein LOC115455043 isoform X1, whose translation MGIVNSSMSKKKIDEATSNTGLSSLRYVITEKPKWKVFKKREAVPLYQSSVRPIKGCPCGNTGPCKQKITPRGVTIHYPQKCDLKYHLKKKFNTFSTKSRRFLSPKTEKTYYNTNARTLPKVKIVRPRKFPTWRMDKIYYKPYYR comes from the exons ATGGGCATAGTCAACAGTAGCATGTCCAAGAAAAAAATTGATGAAGCCACTAGCAATACTGG TTTGTCCAGCCTGCGATATGTGATCACAGAGAAGCCGAAATGGAAAGTTTTCAAAAAACGGGA GGCTGTACCCTTATACCAATCATCGGTACGTCCAATCAAAGGTTGTCCTTGTGGTAACACCGGACCTTGCAAGCAGAAGATCACGCCACGCGGAGTCACCATACACTATCCTCAGAAGTGCGATTTAAAATACCATCT AAAAAAGAAATTCAACACGTTCAGCACAAAATCAAGACGGTTTCTTTCGCCGAAAACGGAAAAGACATATTATAACACGAA CGCAAGGACCTTGCCAAAAGTGAAAATTGTGCGTCCAAGGAAATTTCCGACATGGAGAATggataaaatatactataaaccATATTACAGGTGA